Proteins co-encoded in one Candidatus Pelagibacter sp. RS40 genomic window:
- a CDS encoding zinc-ribbon domain-containing protein produces the protein MIISCPECAKRFNIDQNLIPKHGRLLQCSNCMHKWHFIIKKNEEIINEPFKSEEVILENKNQEKKINPSKEFIPIEDETVEKELKKEQKVTNKIKKKEQKRKKKDKPIKLLNMIIVIIISVAALIIIIDTFRIELSKYMPFLNPMLDSFYTIIADINSFIKDLIR, from the coding sequence ATGATTATAAGTTGTCCTGAATGTGCTAAGAGATTTAACATTGATCAAAATCTTATTCCCAAGCATGGAAGATTATTACAATGTAGTAATTGCATGCACAAATGGCATTTCATAATTAAAAAAAATGAGGAAATAATTAATGAACCGTTTAAATCAGAAGAAGTAATTTTAGAAAATAAAAATCAAGAAAAAAAAATTAACCCATCGAAAGAATTTATACCCATTGAAGACGAAACTGTTGAAAAAGAATTAAAAAAAGAACAAAAAGTAACTAATAAAATAAAAAAAAAAGAGCAAAAAAGAAAAAAAAAAGACAAACCAATAAAATTATTAAATATGATTATTGTTATAATTATTTCTGTAGCAGCATTAATAATTATTATAGATACTTTTAGGATTGAATTATCTAAGTATATGCCTTTTTTAAATCCAATGCTTGATAGCTTTTATACAATTATTGCTGACATAAACTCATTTATTAAAGATTTAATACGATAA
- a CDS encoding ETC complex I subunit yields MKKAKIYKPSKTAMQSGIKKFDKWIIEFITEKPGINPLMGWESSTDTSSELKLEFSSKELAIEYAKKNKINFELIEPKIRKIVKKSYADNFTK; encoded by the coding sequence ATGAAAAAAGCTAAAATATATAAACCCTCAAAAACAGCCATGCAATCAGGTATCAAAAAATTTGATAAATGGATCATTGAGTTTATAACAGAAAAACCTGGTATTAATCCACTTATGGGCTGGGAAAGTTCAACAGATACGAGCTCAGAACTAAAATTAGAATTTTCCTCAAAAGAACTTGCAATAGAATATGCTAAAAAAAATAAGATTAACTTCGAACTTATAGAACCAAAGATAAGAAAAATAGTTAAAAAATCTTATGCTGATAATTTTACTAAATAA
- a CDS encoding putative transporter encodes MFRFFTQKNWFIWSWIGSAVILSSLWIQVKLDVKINEWFGEFYDMIQKALAAPNSITMSEYWMSLLSFIKLAAMAVSLGVIISFFTAHYLFRWRTAMVEWYHSVYEKARLIEGASQRVQEDTIKFTRIMESLGTSLIEAIMVLVQFTPILFGLSIGIPIFFFGDWDYGLIVGAFIWSVGGTIFLIILGLILRLVGVEYDLQKKEAAYRKILVIAEDDGTVRPKTIEELFDDVRNIHFLSYIRYLYFNIGRIAYLQANVLSAYVFLAPAIVAGVVTLGVMQQIIRAFGRVEGSMQYILKAWPTIIELASVYKRLREFEKKIETSEKILIKS; translated from the coding sequence ATGTTTAGATTCTTTACACAGAAAAATTGGTTTATTTGGTCATGGATTGGTTCAGCTGTTATTTTATCATCACTTTGGATTCAAGTAAAACTTGATGTTAAAATAAATGAGTGGTTCGGTGAATTTTATGACATGATACAAAAGGCTTTGGCTGCTCCAAATTCAATCACAATGAGCGAATATTGGATGAGTCTGTTGTCATTTATAAAATTAGCAGCAATGGCTGTATCTCTTGGTGTAATAATAAGTTTCTTTACAGCTCACTATTTATTCAGATGGAGAACAGCTATGGTTGAATGGTATCACAGTGTATATGAAAAGGCACGATTGATAGAAGGTGCATCCCAACGTGTTCAAGAGGATACTATTAAGTTCACAAGAATTATGGAATCTTTAGGTACAAGTCTTATTGAGGCAATAATGGTGTTGGTTCAATTCACACCTATATTGTTTGGCTTAAGTATAGGTATACCAATATTTTTTTTCGGGGATTGGGATTATGGCTTAATTGTTGGTGCATTCATTTGGTCTGTTGGAGGAACAATATTTCTAATTATACTTGGATTGATTTTAAGATTAGTTGGAGTTGAATATGATCTTCAAAAAAAGGAAGCGGCTTATAGAAAAATACTTGTTATTGCAGAAGATGATGGAACAGTGAGACCAAAAACAATTGAAGAATTATTTGATGATGTAAGAAACATTCATTTTTTAAGTTATATTAGATATTTGTATTTTAATATTGGAAGAATAGCATATTTACAAGCAAACGTCTTATCGGCTTATGTTTTTTTAGCTCCTGCAATAGTAGCTGGTGTAGTAACTCTTGGAGTGATGCAGCAAATAATAAGAGCCTTTGGAAGAGTGGAGGGATCAATGCAATATATCCTGAAAGCTTGGCCAACAATTATTGAACTTGCAAGTGTTTATAAAAGACTAAGAGAATTTGAAAAAAAAATAGAGACAAGTGAGAAGATTTTAATAAAATCCTAA